In a single window of the Zea mays cultivar B73 chromosome 5, Zm-B73-REFERENCE-NAM-5.0, whole genome shotgun sequence genome:
- the LOC100279934 gene encoding 3-ketoacyl-CoA synthase 6-like — MRPPPQGPRTTMSMGSPVQLRRLKPLYQLVVNNILAIVAVPLAAAVLLKASSLGPEEILALRPAHMFLAAFLPAAATVLYLMLRPRAVYLVDYACFRTSPNCRVPFATFLEHSRVWPGFDERSVRFMTRLLERSGLGEETCLPYAQHYIPPSRDLESSRAEAELVIFSAIDDLLAKTGVSPRDIDILVVNCSLFAPTPSFADMVAHRYRLRGDVRNVHLAGMGCSAGLVSVELARNLLQVAPRGARALVVSTETITPNYYMGEERAMLLPNCLFRMGGAAALLSTDGAGARFRLARVVRTLRGASDGAYRCVYQEEDERGNVGINLSKDLMSIAGDALKANITAMGPLVLPASEQLLFALSFIARKVLNNRIRPYIPDFRTAFEHFCIHAGGRAVIDELQRSLTLSDEQVEASRMTLHRFGNTSSSSLWYELAYVEAKGRMRRGDRVWMIGFGSGFKCNSAAWECIRPAANADGPWANCIHRYPVHIPDVLKH, encoded by the coding sequence ATGCGACCGCCGCCTCAGGGTCCGCGCACCACCATGTCCATGGGCTCCCCGGTGCAGCTCAGGCGGCTGAAGCCTCTGTACCAGCTGGTGGTGAACAACATCCTGGCCATCGTGGCCGTGCCGCTCGCCGCCGCGGTCCTGCTCAAGGCGTCGTCGCTCGGGCCCGAGGAGATCCTGGCGCTCCGGCCGGCGCACATGTTCCTGGCCGCGTTCCTGCCTGCCGCGGCCACGGTGCTATACCTGATGCTCCGGCCGCGCGCTGTGTACCTGGTGGACTACGCGTGCTTCCGCACCAGCCCCAACTGCCGCGTCCCGTTCGCGACGTTCCTGGAGCACTCCCGCGTGTGGCCGGGCTTCGACGAGCGCAGCGTCCGGTTCATGACGCGCCTGCTGGAGCGGTCGGGGCTCGGGGAGGAGACGTGCCTGCCGTACGCGCAGCACTACATCCCGCCGTCGCGCGACCTGGAGTCCTCCCGCGCCGAGGCCGAGCTCGTCATCTTCTCGGCCATCGACGACCTGCTCGCCAAGACCGGGGTCTCCCCGCGGGACATCGACATCCTGGTGGTGAACTGCAGCCTGTTCGCGCCGACGCCGTCCTTCGCGGACATGGTCGCGCACCGGTACAGGCTCCGCGGCGACGTGCGCAACGTGCACCTCGCCGGGATGGGGTGCAGCGCGGGGCTCGTCTCCGTGGAGCTGGCCCGGAACCTGCTGCAGGTGGCGCCGCGGGGCGCGCGCGCGCTGGTGGTGTCCACGGAGACCATCACCCCCAACTACTACATGGGCGAGGAGCGCGCGATGCTGCTGCCCAACTGCCTGTTCCGcatgggcggcgcggcggcgctgcTGTCCACCGACGGCGCCGGCGCGCGGTTCCGCCtggcgcgcgtggtgcgcacgctgCGCGGCGCGTCGGACGGCGCGTACCGCTGCGTGTACCAGGAGGAGGACGAGCGCGGCAACGTGGGCATCAACCTGTCCAAGGACCTGATGAGCATCGCGGGCGACGCGCTGAAGGCGAACATCACGGCGATGGGGCCCCTGGTGCTGCCGGCGTCGGAGCAGCTGCTGTTCGCGCTGTCCTTCATCGCGCGCAAGGTGCTGAACAACCGGATCAGGCCCTACATCCCGGACTTCCGCACGGCGTTCGAGCACTTCTGCATCCACGCGGGCGGGCGCGCCGTGATCGACGAGCTCCAGCGCAGCCTGACGCTGTCGGACGAGCAGGTGGAGGCGTCGCGGATGACGCTGCACCGGTTCGGCAACACCTCCAGCAGCTCCCTCTGGTACGAGCTCGCCTACGTCGAGGCCAAGGGCCGCATGCGCAGGGGCGACCGCGTCTGGATGATCGGCTTCGGCTCCGGCTTCAAGTGCAACAGCGCCGCCTGGGAGTGCATCCGCCCCGCCGCCAACGCCGACGGGCCGTGGGCCAACTGCATCCACCGGTACCCCGTGCACATTCCCGACGTGCTCAAGCACTGA
- the LOC103627689 gene encoding uncharacterized protein At1g66480, with the protein MGNSLGGKRKGAKVMQLDGTSFRVKPPAAAADVLRDHPGFQLLESEEVKLLGARARPLASDAPLRRGRLYFLVALPRRAPAGPMRRAWSGNLNVGARERLESLKLARRSTSDLSSLSAHASASAPTSPLPGGAASPLPPTGSGATPVRVKMRLPRAQVEKLMGESKDPAEVAAKIMELCGAAVCDAHASARVIPERPPGILRSQRFAKTPEWGAGFMLPAAAAAKTPQRWPTLPRTNEKKARFVELPDELIIA; encoded by the coding sequence ATGGGGAACAGCCTCGGGGGCAAGCGCAAGGGCGCCAAGGTGATGCAGCTGGACGGCACCTCCTTCCGCGTCAAGCCCCCGGCGGCCGCGGCCGACGTACTGCGGGACCACCCGGGCTTCCAGCTGCTCGAGTCCGAGGAGGTCAAGCTCCTGGGCGCACGCGCGCGCCCGCTCGCCTCCGACGCGCCGCTCCGCCGCGGCCGGCTCTACTTCCTCGTTGCGCTCCCTCGCCGCGCGCCCGCAGGTCCCATGCGCCGCGCCTGGTCGGGCAACCTCAACGTCGGGGCCCGCGAGCGTCTCGAGTCGCTCAAGCTCGCGCGCCGCTCCACCTCCGACCTCTCCTCGCTTTCCGCCCACGCCTCCGCGTCGGCCCCCACCTCCCCGCTTCCCGGCGGCGCCGCCTCCCCTCTTCCTCCCACCGGCAGCGGCGCCACGCCCGTGCGCGTTAAGATGCGTCTTCCCAGGGCGCAGGTGGAGAAGCTCATGGGGGAGAGCAAGGACCCAGCCGAGGTCGCCGCCAAGATCATGGAGCTATGTGGCGCGGCCGTGTGCGACGCGCACGCCAGCGCTCGGGTCATCCCGGAGCGCCCGCCCGGGATACTGCGGAGCCAAAGGTTCGCCAAGACGCCGGAATGGGGCGCCGGGTTCATgctgccggcggcggcggcggccaagaCGCCGCAGCGGTGGCCCACGCTGCCACGCACCAACGAG